Sequence from the Helianthus annuus cultivar XRQ/B chromosome 13, HanXRQr2.0-SUNRISE, whole genome shotgun sequence genome:
TCATGAGGCTTTAGACCAaggggtatgggggccggcttaggcCCGTCTTAggccggcgccggtcccccacaccgccccccttgGCTTGTGATGTTAAAACCGGCATGCTGAAGATGGGGAAGACGGGCCATGATTTTGAATATATAGCCGTTGAACGGCTATatgtatttaataaaaaaaattccttTTTTCTATAAAACCATTCCATTTTATACCATTTTTCATCACTTTCTCCCCACTTTCAACCCAAAACACTCTCATTTTTATAccactattttataaaaaaaaatatattttcatcCACAATGGCATCTAATTCTTGGTGGTCCTCGGGTTCTTCGGACGAAGAGGAGATGATTTTCGCAAACACTGTAGTAAAGGCGGCGCAGATTCTTAcggaggaggaagaggaagaggaagacgaCTCGTCTGAAACCGTTATTACCAGACGAATACGGGTTAACAGAGACCGCGAAGGTTTGTCATTAATAAATTTTATTATCCTTATTCCTTATTTACtcgtatttatatatttttttacgaCTGGAGCGCACGAGAAATTGGTGAACGATTATTTTTCGGATGCACCCCTTTACAACGCCGACATTTTCAAATGAAGGTTCCGAATGAGTCGCCGGTTATTCACACGGATTGCTGATGATTTGGCCGGGGTAGACCCGTTTTTCACGCAACGACCCGATGCTCGGAATTATGAAGGGTTCACCACGTTACAAAAGTGTACTGCGGTCATTCGCCAACTGGCATACGGGACAGTGGCCGACGCTTTGGACGAGTACTTACAGATGTCGGCAAGAACTACACGGGAATGTTTGTATCGGTTTTGCCATAATGTGGTGAAACTGTATAGCAAAATATATTTGCGGAAACCAAACGTGTATGATGTTCAACAGTTGTATCAAGCTCATGAAGCACGGCACGGGTTTCCGGGAATTCTTGGTAGCATTGATTGTATGCATTGGGCGTGGCATAACTGCCTGAATGCATGGCGCGGCCAATACACGCGAGGTGATCACAGCCATCCAACCTTAATACTTGAGGCCATGGCGTCACAAGATTTGTGGATCTGGCATTCTTTCTTTGGTCTCCCAGGTTCACTCAACGACCTCAACGTGCTATACCAATCGGCGATCTTTAGCGATGTCGTTAATGGAACCGGTCCGGACATCCGTTTTACAGTTTCTGGGGTTGAGTATAGACGCGGGTATTATCTTGCTGACGGAATATATCCGTCTTGGTCTACAATTGTCAAGACTATTCCATTTCCCGAGGacgaaaaaaggaaaaaattcgccaagcgtcaagaagctgcaagaaaagacatcgaacgttgttttggtgttttaaaaaaaTGGGCCATCATTCAACAACCGGCATGCGCGTTCACACCGAAGAGGTTGCGCCTTTGTATGTACGCTTGCCTTTTGCTCCATAACATGATTATTGAAGACGAAGGTCGGGCGATTTGTGAGTATGATGAGAATGCATCTTACGGGAATACTGTCCCGGTAGAGCCGACGCaacaggatttaaactcgttcGCGCTAATCAACGACTATGCGCATGCAAACCTTCAACAGGATTTGGTAGAACATATATGGAACAATGCAAACGACGCGGACGGTGACGAAGACGAAGACGAGTAGtgtagttttttttaaatttttaaatgttgtctttttttataaatttatgtggtgtaatttttttaggtcatgtaatttttatttatgttatgtaatgGATTTTATGTCTTATTTTTAAATATTGAATTGTCTTtataaagttaaacaaataaaaaagtaaaacaaataaaaaagttaaacaataaaaattaaacattaaaaaattatGTGGGGTAGCCCCATCATCCACCCCCCTCAAATTGGGAGGAGGCCCATCCTCCATGAGACggtgatgtggcgcctacgtggcggcccatcctcatGAGGAAGAGCCTCCCCATTCCCACTAGTCTTACAATCTCCTGTACAAGGTACTAGTCCTCAAGTCTCATCAACTTTGCATGTAACCTCTAGTACTAGTGATAAGTCAACATCTGCTAGTACAGCTACCTCACCTATATTGAGGACTAAGTCCTTGAATGATGTGTATGATGCAACCACTCCCATAAACATGGCTCCTGACTTCTACACATGCCAATTTGCACTAAATGTTTCGGATCCTCAAACCTTTGATGAGGCTGTCACTAAACAAGAATGGAGAAAGGTAATGGAATGTGAGTTGGAGGCAATAGAAAAGAACAAGACCTGGGAGCTCGTGGATCTTCCTCCTGGTAAGAACTTAGTTGGTGTAAAATGGTTAGTTAAAACCAAGATTGGACCTGATCGAAGTGTGTTGAGGCATAAGGCACGACTCGTAGCCAAGGGGTATTCTCAGAAAAAAGGTATCGATTATCAGGAGACCTTTGCTCCTGTTATTCGATTTGAAACTATTCATATAGTCTTGTCTATTGCAGCCCTTAAAGGTTGGAAGCTTTACCAACTGGATGTGAAGACGGCATTTCTTAATGGCAATTTGGACGAAGAAATTTATGTGGAACAACCGGAAGGTTTTGAGGTTCATAAAGGTAAAGTGTACCTGATCAAGAAAGCAAAGAGCTTTATGGACTTAAACAGTCACCAAGGGCGTGGTATTCAAAGATAGACTCCTACTTCACTATGCATGGTTATGTTAGAAGTGAAAACGAACCAACGTTGTACGTAAAGAAGACTAGCATACATGATGTCATTTATGTATGTTTGTACGTGGATGACATTGTTTATACAAGTCCGAATCCAGCTCTTCTGAATGAATTTAGGGAAGGTATGATGGCTTCTTTTGAAATGACTGATTTGGGTTTGCTAACTTATTTTTTTGGGTCTGGAGATATGTCAATCAAGTCATGGAATTTTTCTTTCACAAGAAAAGTATGTTGCTGATCTGTTTTCAAAGGCAGGTATGCTGCAATGCAAACCTGAAATAACTCCCATGAATTCTAATGAAAAACTCCAAATGGAAGATCATTCAGAAAAGGTTGATGCCGAGTTCTGCAGAAGTATGGTTGGCAGTCTTATTTATCTCACTCACTCTCGGCCAGATATAGCTCATGCGGTTAGCCTGGTGTCACGTTTTATGCAAAGTCCATCATGTCTTCATCTTGGTGCAGTAAAAAGAATTTTGAGGTATGTAGCTGGCTCAATAAAGTTTGGATTGTTATTTGCTAAAGGTGAACTTAATCAAGAGGTGAAGCTAGTTAGTCATTCAGATAGTGACTGGGGAGGTTGTATTGATGATCGAAAAAGCATTTCTGCCAATGTGTTTTCTCTTGGCAGTGCTGCAATTACATGGAGTACCAAGAAGCAAGGAACGGTTGCGTTATCAATCACTGGAGCAGAGTACATAGCTGCGACCGTAGCCACTTGCCAAGCAATTTGGTTAAGACGTATTCTAGAAGATCTTCACTTCAAACAAGTAGGTGCTACAATCACTTTTTGTGACAATCAATCTACTATCAGCCTTTCAAGGAATCCAGTGATGCATAATAGATCAAAACACATTGAGTTGAAACATCACTTCATTCGTGAGATGGTCAAGCAGGACTGCAGGAGGAAGTTATGCTAGAGTTTTGTAACCCAAGAAGTCAAGTAGCTGACATCCTTACTAAAGCATTATCCAGGGAAAAATTTGTGTTCTTCAGAAAGATGCTTGGAGTCAAGGAGTTTGAATTATCGGGGGGTAATAAAATTAATCCAAACTCTGGTGACTGGTTGGAATATGGGTCAGATTCAGATATGGATCATGATTCAGATATGGATCATGGAGCAAGTAATGGTGGGCCAAGTCAGAACTAAATTCCTATTCTCATGCATGCAATCACGTGACATCTTATCTTTACTTTTACTGTTTAAAGTTTGAATTATCTGTTGAATAAAGCCTATGGCTGAGTCTATGACTCTTGCTGATTTTTCTGTCTTTCAGTTTATTTCCGTTGGATAATTTTAGTATTTAAAAGGTTCTTTGTTCATTGTGATTGTATGCAACTTTTCTGAGATAATAAAAAGCCCTATTGCTCTTGTCTTCAATACTTGTTAACCTTTTGTTCTTCTTTATTGTATCTCTAATACCAACACATTTGACATAGCAGTTAGCAGTTGCTACTGCTAGGGTTCCTACTAAGCTGCTGATGAAGCTTAGTAGAAGTAGTCGTGGAGTCCGTTGCCATTAATGGTCAGCAAGTTCTTGAGGGGAAAACGCGTTCTCTAAGTGGATACTCGCAATCTGTTTTAAGGGAGCCGTATTCAGCACGAATCCACAGGAAAAAACCGCCTTctgaatttttgtttttcttttatccCAGTTGTTACCAGTACTGTAAATTAATTCCATTTCCTTCCatattgtaacttatttaaaAGTATTTATATCAATTTTACCAACAGTTATCTTACAAGTAAAAGTAACATGAATTTATACATGATCAGAGGTACATATTTTTTCGATCTATGGCCTTGCAATCTTCTTCGAGAGCACGTAAACCGATAGCCAAACGAACAGTAGAAGCGTAATGGAGGATATTAGTGACAGAAGAATAGAGGTTCCAAAGTGAATACAGTATGAATCATATTTATCACAGATCTTGTTCCATCTGCTATGAGAGTTCCCTTTCAGTCCAACGTATCCAACTCCTCCTGATGCACCTGTTGCTGCAGCCACAATGCCCAGTAGCAGCTGCAACATATAGATTTATATATaagttgggttttttttttaatttgttatgcATCGATGATGCTGAGAAGAGTATGGTTCGAAATAATACCGAATCGAGTATAACGAAATGGAATTTTAGCTTTGCGGAGGTTTCTCCTGGCTTCAATAAGGCCAAAACCGAGATTACACCAGTAATGATGCTGTACAAAGCAGCTACCGAGAGTGCTGCTACAAAGTATCTGCAAGATAACAAAAATAGTAAAGGTTGGTGAATTAAAAGGAAAGCTGCTGAAAACAATGATATAACATTTCGACAGAAATTTGCGACCGACCGAACAGTCGCAACTCTGTCGCAAGTACACTTTGCGATGAAGTCGCGATGAAAtttgttttgtctttttgtcGCTAAACACCTGTGATGGTACTTGCGTGAAAAGTTTACAATTTATGTTGTCGCTACCTCTGCGAcacttttcatacagcctttccCGACGGAATTCCGATGGTATTGCAATGGATATAGTGTATGCTATGAATTTACGACAGGGGATGTTTGGGACTGAAGTTCGTAGCAGTTTTGTAACCGAACAGTTCTGTCACGAACCCGGTGAAAATTAGCGACAGGTAGAAATTTAGCGACGGTAGATTCTGTTGCAAAATTTGTCGCAAAATTAGTAATGGGCATGTCGCTGAATGATGACAGAATATGCTTGTCGGAATTTCTGTCCCCTAAATTTGTTGCTAAACCAGAAAAATCTGTTGCTAAAATATTGTTTACAACAAAAACAGTTAATGTTAAAGACTACAACAAGACGGCTTTAGTTCCGTCCCTAAATCAGTTTCATATCATTGTTGTTAGCAGCTTTCAATCaacatactcagtaaatcccaccaatagcaaagctaaggtagggtctgaggagtgTAAGATGTAGACAACTTCACCTCTACACCCTATAGGAATAAAGAAGTTGGGGGGAGGGGTGTGGCAAAGGTGAAAGTATACTAATTTTAACGTAATTTTGCTAATTTTAtggttgatagccgaaagacaagggagtacatgcactaattggcTTTTGTCccaattgttgagtgttatgtagAGACTGTGTACATCTTACTCTCCTCATACCctaccttagttttgctatttgtgagatttaccgagtatgatgttgatgatgttagcagcttaaaaaaaaaagaaaaagaaaaaaaaaacttacacaAAAGCTGGGGAGTGACTAAATTTCGCATCCCTTGATATTACGACGCCCGGGGCGACTAGAATTTGTTTGGTTTGTTTAGAAGTGACCATGACAACGATACTGGTTACCGCGGTCGCAAACAGCAAGACCCTCAAGAGCAGATCAACCACCGCATGTTTCTTCAAGCTACGATGACCTAAACTATACTCCGTCGGTGGTGCAGCTGACGTTTTTAGTGGTACCTCCATGCTTACAGTGGCATGTTGAGGAGTTGTGGTGTCACTGGATGCCATTGTTGCGAGAATGTATATAGCTAGATTATAATAACTGAGTAAAGTTGGTTGTTTTTTTAAGTGTGGTTGGAAGAGCATAATTATACAAGATTAGGTCAACTAAATTGGCAACATATTGGTAGTATTTTCACACACGTATGTGAATTTTAAGTTTTAGCGTGTGAAAACAGATTTTTGTTTTCTTGGTCAACAAGGGATTACCAGATTTGTAAATAGGGGTTGCTTAGGTGAATACACTATTGATCACTTGGGTTTTATAGTCTAGTGGCATCTTGAGGGTTAAGTCTTGGATTCCACTCCCACAAAAAAGAGgttttttcccatatttattgggtttccccCTGAATTGGTGTgaaaacagatttttttttttttttggtcaacAAGGGATTACGAGATTAGGGGTTGCTTAGGTGAAGGCACAATTGATCATTTGAACGTAAGTTAGATTGTTTAAATGTGGTTGGCGGATGGCTTATTTATTggcttttttttttgggtaaagctTATTTATTGGCTTTCTTCTTTTACTAAGTCTATCTCCAACGCTGGAGAAAAAGAAAGATCCGTCCCTGCCCTTGATGATGTGGCTAAATGACATGGATGAGAGAGAGTGAAAAAACTCTAAAGCTAAGGGCGATGCCTGTTGCAGAGGAGGGGAAGAATGGCTGTTGTTGTGAGAGAGGAGACGGGGACCACTGTATTGACGCCCGTTGCAGAAGATGGAGATAATGGGAGGGCAGCTGAGGTGGCCCGGGCGGGAGATAAAGGGCGGACACTTGCGTTGTGGATAGTCTAACCAGCCGGCTCCTTCGGTAACTGTTTGTGAATTGTTTTGGGAGTATGTTTAGACCAGGCA
This genomic interval carries:
- the LOC110899215 gene encoding CASP-like protein 1, with protein sequence MASSDTTTPQHATVSMEVPLKTSAAPPTEYSLGHRSLKKHAVVDLLLRVLLFATAVTSIVVMVTSKQTKQILVAPGVVISRDAKFSHSPAFVYFVAALSVAALYSIITGVISVLALLKPGETSAKLKFHFVILDSLLLGIVAAATGASGGVGYVGLKGNSHSRWNKICDKYDSYCIHFGTSILLSLISSITLLLFVWLSVYVLSKKIARP